A window from Zingiber officinale cultivar Zhangliang chromosome 7A, Zo_v1.1, whole genome shotgun sequence encodes these proteins:
- the LOC122001604 gene encoding pentatricopeptide repeat-containing protein At1g07740, mitochondrial-like — MLRRRPPSFKHRRGPRKPSPTHTPIPLLEELKSTADPAAALRLLQHADPDLLSYPVCSSLLYRLAKARLVPEIDSLLALLRAHRVPCKEAAFNSLIRRFGSDGLPDRAVDLFHALRSFEFCTSTPSVQSLNSALAALVENCRLEQARALLAQSAATFGLRANAVSYNILIQGCCAAEGSSSARLLFDEMLQKGIRPTVVTYNVLIGHSAKNGDLGTGARLKEEMVRRGVQPNAITFALLMDALCREGNYAAAKKMMFDMEYQGCKAGLVNYGVLVSDRGRRGDLDGVRALLAEMKRRKLKPDVPIYGALINYLCGAGRTAEAYAVLVEMQVEGGCEPNAAAYRMMADGACRAGDFEMASRVVTAMLASRHCPREETFRCLMNGLCGIGKVEAACSVLEEMARREMELDGNGWKALVEATLVPAEPKKKQLNPVQFNSTQTVTL, encoded by the coding sequence ATGCTCCGGCGGCGGCCGCCAAGTTTCAAGCATCGCCGGGGACCGCGGAAGCCCTCTCCCACGCATACGCCGATCCCTCTCCTCGAGGAGCTCAAGTCCACCGCTGACCCCGCCGCCGCCCTCCGCCTCCTTCAGCACGCTGACCCCGACCTGCTCTCCTACCCCGTTTGCTCCTCCCTCCTCTACCGCCTCGCGAAGGCGCGCCTCGTCCCGGAGATCGACTCCCTCCTCGCCCTCCTTCGCGCTCACCGCGTGCCCTGCAAGGAAGCCGCCTTCAACTCCCTCATCCGCCGCTTCGGTAGCGACGGCCTCCCTGACCGCGCCGTCGATCTCTTCCACGCCCTCCGCTCCTTCGAGTTTTGCACCTCCACCCCCTCCGTCCAATCCCTCAACTCCGCCCTCGCCGCCCTCGTCGAGAATTGCCGGCTCGAGCAGGCGAGAGCTCTTCTCGCGCAGTCTGCCGCCACGTTCGGCCTCCGCGCCAACGCCGTCTCCTACAACATCCTCATACAAGGCTGCTGCGCGGCCGAGGGATCCTCCAGCGCGCGGCTCCTGTTCGACGAAATGCTCCAGAAGGGGATCCGCCCCACCGTGGTCACCTACAACGTCCTCATCGGGCATTCCGCCAAAAACGGCGACTTGGGAACCGGCGCGAGGTTGAAGGAGGAGATGGTGCGGAGAGGAGTCCAGCCCAACGCTATCACCTTCGCGTTGCTGATGGACGCCCTGTGCCGGGAGGGCAACTACGCCGCGGCGAAGAAGATGATGTTCGACATGGAGTACCAGGGGTGCAAAGCGGGGCTCGTCAACTACGGCGTGCTGGTGAGCGACCGAGGGCGTAGGGGCGACCTCGACGGCGTGAGGGCGCTGCTGGCCGAGATGAAGCGGAGGAAGCTGAAGCCGGACGTGCCCATCTACGGCGCGCTGATCAACTACCTGTGCGGCGCGGGGCGGACAGCGGAGGCGTACGCGGTGCTGGTGGAGATGCAGGTGGAGGGAGGTTGCGAGCCCAACGCCGCGGCGTACCGCATGATGGCGGACGGCGCGTGCCGAGCGGGGGACTTCGAGATGGCGTCGCGGGTGGTGACGGCGATGCTGGCCAGCAGGCATTGCCCGCGCGAGGAGACCTTCAGGTGCTTGATGAATGGCCTGTGCGGCATCGGGAAGGTGGAGGCGGCGTGCTCGGTGCTGGAGGAGATGGCGAGGAGGGAAATGGAACTGGACGGGAATGGCTGGAAGGCCTTGGTGGAAGCTACTTTGGTACCGGCcgaaccaaaaaaaaaacaactcaaCCCGGTCCAATTCAATTCGACCCAAACCGTGACCCTCTGA